In one Oryzias latipes chromosome 13, ASM223467v1 genomic region, the following are encoded:
- the mff gene encoding mitochondrial fission factor isoform X2, whose amino-acid sequence MSGAAFPSPTAEMAQINRIQYELEYTEGISQKMRIPEMLKVAPHGSEDPTVGNRELLPSVIMQVPERIVISGHSADSQFSRPRDLDLIQSTPVESLSLKTPPRVLTLNERPLDFMEEEQQQRAAPDCDELIRPQGRLRRERSASENAAAARHNSHLPSNDSIKPSLRGGSASSSNPLNDPRLGLSTYEASLEGQNEDLTVVDATTIRRQLIKLNRRLQHLEEENKERAKREMIMYSIAAAFWLINTWVWMRR is encoded by the exons ATGAGTGGAGCAGCATTTCCCTCCCCAACAGCTGAGATGGCGCAGATCAACCGCATCCAGTACGAGCTGGAGTACACGGAGGGCATCAGCCAGAAGATGCGCATTCCCGAGATGCTGAAAGTGGCTCCTCATGGCTCAGAAGACCCCACTGTGGGAAACCGAGAACTACTCCCTAGTGTCATTATGCAAGTTCCAGAAAGAATTGTGATTTCAG gTCATTCTGCAGACTCCCAGTTCTCCAGACCCAGAGACCTAGACCTCATTCAGTCAACGCCTGTAGAAAGTCTGTCGCTCAAAACTCCACCCAGGGTCCTCACCCTCAATGAGCGGCCTCTGGACTTcatggaggaggagcagcagcagcgtgcCGCTCCGGACTGTGACGAGCTG ATCCGCCCCCAAGGGCGCCTGAGGAGGGAACGGTCGGCTAGCGAGAACGCTGCCGCCGCACGCCATAACAGCCACCTGCCATCCAATGATTCAAT CAAACCATCACTGAGGGGGGGGTCGGCTTCCAGCTCTAACCCCCTGAACGACCCCAG GCTGGGGTTATCAACATATGAAGCTTCTCTGGAAGGGCAGAATGAAGACCTGACCGTCGTCGATGCTACAACAATTCGCCGTCAG CTCATCAAGCTGAACCGGAGACTCCAACATCTGGAGGAGGAGAATAAGGAGAGAGCAAAGCGAGAGATGATCATGTACTCCATCGCCGCTGCTTTCTGGCTCATCAATACCTGGGTGTGGATGCGGCGTTAG
- the mff gene encoding mitochondrial fission factor isoform X1: MSGAAFPSPTAEMAQINRIQYELEYTEGISQKMRIPEMLKVAPHGSEDPTVGNRELLPSVIMQVPERIVISGHSADSQFSRPRDLDLIQSTPVESLSLKTPPRVLTLNERPLDFMEEEQQQRAAPDCDELIRPQGRLRRERSASENAAAARHNSHLPSNDSIAASHPPATVQCPPPSVAEELNLYNASGVISFIQSTTRRAYQQVLEVLDENPCSKPSLRGGSASSSNPLNDPRLGLSTYEASLEGQNEDLTVVDATTIRRQLIKLNRRLQHLEEENKERAKREMIMYSIAAAFWLINTWVWMRR, encoded by the exons ATGAGTGGAGCAGCATTTCCCTCCCCAACAGCTGAGATGGCGCAGATCAACCGCATCCAGTACGAGCTGGAGTACACGGAGGGCATCAGCCAGAAGATGCGCATTCCCGAGATGCTGAAAGTGGCTCCTCATGGCTCAGAAGACCCCACTGTGGGAAACCGAGAACTACTCCCTAGTGTCATTATGCAAGTTCCAGAAAGAATTGTGATTTCAG gTCATTCTGCAGACTCCCAGTTCTCCAGACCCAGAGACCTAGACCTCATTCAGTCAACGCCTGTAGAAAGTCTGTCGCTCAAAACTCCACCCAGGGTCCTCACCCTCAATGAGCGGCCTCTGGACTTcatggaggaggagcagcagcagcgtgcCGCTCCGGACTGTGACGAGCTG ATCCGCCCCCAAGGGCGCCTGAGGAGGGAACGGTCGGCTAGCGAGAACGCTGCCGCCGCACGCCATAACAGCCACCTGCCATCCAATGATTCAAT TGCAGCCTCACACCCCCCAGCCACTGTCCAATGCCCCCCTCCCAGCGTGGCTGAGGAGCTCAACCTGTACAACGCTAGTGGTGTTATATCTTTTATCCAGTCCACCACCCGTCGGGCCTACCAGCAGGTCCTGGAGGTCTTGGATGAAAACCCATGCAG CAAACCATCACTGAGGGGGGGGTCGGCTTCCAGCTCTAACCCCCTGAACGACCCCAG GCTGGGGTTATCAACATATGAAGCTTCTCTGGAAGGGCAGAATGAAGACCTGACCGTCGTCGATGCTACAACAATTCGCCGTCAG CTCATCAAGCTGAACCGGAGACTCCAACATCTGGAGGAGGAGAATAAGGAGAGAGCAAAGCGAGAGATGATCATGTACTCCATCGCCGCTGCTTTCTGGCTCATCAATACCTGGGTGTGGATGCGGCGTTAG